A genomic stretch from Bradyrhizobium quebecense includes:
- a CDS encoding Spy/CpxP family protein refolding chaperone: MLIPVAKLRAQWKLCAAVGAAAVTLLAVPHMVDAQIVQGVENGAREGNKAAGPVGGVLGGAIGGVVGVVTGVTGVLTGNNNANPNAGNGKNAQAPASGDKQGAKAAKSAKAAAKDKGAKQAPTVLTQAGAPQLTAEQIVANSDANIERIKKELNLTPEQEKNWAGFNSAMHYLGHNGADRLNLRIARAQRDPPDDIIEQMRNEAQFLNDRAVDQRGVADAAEPLYASLDDKQKQIFINEMVRLSHERGLD; the protein is encoded by the coding sequence ATGCTCATCCCGGTAGCGAAGCTGCGAGCGCAATGGAAATTGTGCGCCGCGGTTGGGGCCGCCGCCGTCACGCTGCTTGCAGTGCCTCACATGGTCGATGCGCAGATCGTGCAGGGCGTCGAAAACGGCGCGCGCGAAGGCAACAAGGCCGCCGGACCGGTTGGCGGCGTTCTGGGCGGAGCAATCGGCGGCGTCGTCGGGGTGGTGACCGGCGTGACCGGGGTCTTGACCGGTAACAACAACGCCAACCCCAATGCCGGCAACGGCAAGAATGCACAGGCTCCGGCGTCCGGTGACAAGCAGGGCGCCAAGGCCGCCAAATCGGCCAAGGCCGCCGCCAAGGACAAGGGTGCGAAGCAAGCGCCGACCGTGCTGACCCAGGCCGGCGCACCGCAGCTCACGGCCGAACAGATCGTCGCGAACAGCGACGCCAACATCGAGCGGATCAAGAAGGAGCTCAACCTGACGCCGGAGCAGGAGAAGAATTGGGCCGGCTTCAACAGTGCGATGCACTATCTCGGGCACAATGGCGCCGATCGCCTCAACCTGCGCATTGCCCGCGCGCAGCGCGATCCGCCTGACGACATCATCGAGCAGATGCGCAATGAGGCCCAGTTCCTCAATGACCGCGCCGTCGATCAGCGCGGCGTCGCCGACGCCGCCGAGCCGCTCTATGCGAGCCTCGACGACAAGCAGAAACAAATCTTCATCAACGAAATGGTCCGCCTCAGCCACGAACGCGGGCTGGACTAG
- a CDS encoding acyl-CoA dehydrogenase family protein, protein MSVTAADLAGDRDVIARAEAIRDAVAAASDEIETSRRLPPDLLDRLHEARLFRLLLPRSTEGIETDPVTFFHVIETIAKADASTAWCLSQAGGCAMSAAYLDLPVAQEMFADPRAVLAWGPGPKVKAVECAGGYRVTGVWSFASGGRHATWLGAHCPVYAADGSPRRDVNGEQVERTMLVRTEHVEWTDIWNTVGLRGTASDQFALNDVFVRADHSITREFDRECRENGPLYRMSNHTCYQVGFAGVACGIARSALDNFVDIARNKMPRGMKKTLRDNAVVQSGLAQAEVNLRAARAFLLQSMADIWQDLVAGHSITVAQRMTIRMAATHAIHKAREAVDFAYNTAGATAIFDGHPLERRFRDIHTVTQQLQGRFSHFETVGAWMLGVDADLSFV, encoded by the coding sequence ATGAGCGTGACTGCTGCCGATCTTGCCGGCGATCGCGACGTGATCGCCCGCGCCGAGGCAATCAGGGACGCGGTTGCAGCCGCCTCCGACGAGATCGAGACGTCCCGCCGCCTGCCGCCCGATCTGCTCGACCGGCTGCATGAGGCGCGGCTGTTCCGCCTGCTGTTGCCGCGCTCGACCGAGGGGATCGAAACCGATCCCGTCACCTTCTTCCATGTCATCGAGACCATCGCCAAGGCCGATGCCTCGACGGCGTGGTGCCTGAGCCAGGCCGGCGGCTGTGCGATGTCGGCGGCCTATCTCGACCTGCCGGTCGCGCAGGAGATGTTTGCCGATCCGCGCGCCGTGCTGGCCTGGGGACCCGGCCCCAAGGTCAAGGCGGTCGAGTGCGCGGGCGGCTACCGCGTCACCGGGGTCTGGTCGTTTGCCTCCGGCGGGCGGCACGCCACCTGGCTAGGCGCCCACTGCCCGGTCTATGCGGCGGACGGCTCGCCGCGCCGCGACGTCAATGGCGAGCAGGTCGAGCGCACCATGCTGGTGCGGACCGAACACGTCGAATGGACCGACATCTGGAACACGGTCGGGCTGCGCGGCACTGCCAGCGACCAGTTCGCGCTCAACGACGTCTTCGTCCGCGCGGACCATTCGATCACCCGCGAATTCGATCGCGAATGCCGCGAGAATGGTCCGCTGTACCGGATGAGCAACCACACCTGCTATCAGGTCGGCTTCGCCGGGGTCGCCTGCGGCATTGCGCGCAGCGCACTGGATAATTTCGTCGATATCGCCCGCAATAAGATGCCGCGCGGCATGAAGAAGACGCTGCGCGACAATGCCGTGGTGCAATCCGGCCTCGCCCAGGCCGAAGTCAATCTGCGCGCCGCCCGCGCCTTCCTGCTGCAGTCGATGGCGGATATCTGGCAGGACCTGGTTGCCGGGCACAGCATTACGGTCGCGCAGCGCATGACGATCCGGATGGCGGCAACGCACGCCATCCACAAGGCGCGGGAAGCCGTCGACTTTGCCTACAACACGGCCGGCGCCACCGCGATCTTCGACGGCCATCCGTTGGAGCGGCGCTTCCGCGACATCCACACCGTGACCCAGCAACTGCAGGGGCGCTTCAGCCATTTCGAGACCGTCGGCGCCTGGATGCTGGGCGTCGATGCCGACCTCAGCTTCGTTTAA
- a CDS encoding PilZ domain-containing protein, translating into MDEKRKHPRTEVNEPGYVSSGGSVMRCTIVNMSPEGAAIEVENPAFVPHRFRLVMARDASVVYDCQVIWSKKTRIGVSFVTTA; encoded by the coding sequence GTGGACGAAAAGCGCAAGCATCCGCGAACCGAGGTCAATGAACCCGGCTATGTCTCGTCGGGCGGTTCGGTCATGCGTTGCACGATCGTGAATATGTCGCCGGAGGGGGCCGCCATCGAGGTCGAGAATCCGGCCTTCGTCCCGCACCGATTCCGCCTGGTGATGGCCCGGGACGCCTCGGTTGTCTATGACTGCCAGGTGATCTGGAGCAAGAAGACGCGGATTGGAGTGAGTTTCGTGACGACCGCCTGA
- a CDS encoding VOC family protein yields MPLGGLQHFTIEPQDLEKTKAFYCDVLGLENGDRPPLDFPGYWLYSGGQATVHLMGTRKPRDGIVVRGTEKKYEDTGRLDHIAFAATDVDAVRKRLQAKNVSFREQIVPRTGDTQIFLYDPDGVGVELNFPKG; encoded by the coding sequence ATGCCACTGGGTGGACTACAGCATTTCACGATCGAACCGCAGGACCTGGAGAAGACCAAGGCGTTCTATTGCGATGTGCTCGGGCTCGAGAATGGCGATCGTCCGCCGCTCGATTTCCCCGGCTACTGGCTCTATTCCGGCGGCCAGGCCACTGTCCATTTAATGGGCACTCGCAAACCGCGCGACGGCATCGTGGTGCGCGGCACCGAGAAGAAATATGAGGACACCGGGCGGCTCGATCATATTGCCTTCGCCGCCACCGACGTCGACGCCGTGCGCAAACGCCTGCAGGCGAAGAACGTCAGCTTCCGCGAGCAGATCGTGCCGCGCACCGGCGACACTCAGATATTCCTCTACGATCCCGACGGCGTCGGCGTGGAGCTGAACTTCCCGAAGGGCTGA
- a CDS encoding adenylate/guanylate cyclase domain-containing protein: MTPEPATICLGCWQNLHMPIPLRGPLSAPFRLFGIRPSRMNPNTCTICEMAFSKIMKARAVTIDATILFADLRGYTTLTQTIAQDGLTSLLDAFYDDCAAAIWRYDGILNKTIGDAVFAIFNFPVRRDDHAVQALLAARDIQRRFQERRDALARTIGAGDIELGIGIGMDSGDTNFGEFGQTHRDLTAVGTVVNRAARAQAMAKSGEILVTTAVRDRTRDMITAAGSDYTLKGFDQPVMLFSA, from the coding sequence ATGACTCCGGAACCCGCAACGATCTGCCTCGGCTGCTGGCAAAACCTGCACATGCCGATCCCGTTGCGCGGTCCCTTGTCGGCGCCGTTCCGCCTGTTCGGTATCCGGCCGAGTCGCATGAACCCGAACACCTGCACGATCTGCGAGATGGCCTTCTCGAAGATCATGAAGGCACGCGCCGTGACCATCGACGCCACCATCCTGTTCGCCGATCTGCGCGGCTACACGACGCTGACGCAGACCATCGCGCAGGACGGGCTGACGTCGCTGCTCGATGCGTTCTACGACGACTGCGCCGCCGCGATCTGGCGCTATGACGGCATTCTCAACAAGACGATCGGCGATGCCGTGTTCGCGATCTTCAATTTTCCGGTGCGCCGGGACGATCATGCGGTGCAGGCCTTGCTGGCAGCGCGCGACATCCAGCGCCGTTTCCAGGAAAGGCGCGACGCCCTGGCGCGGACGATCGGCGCCGGCGACATCGAGCTCGGCATCGGGATCGGGATGGACAGTGGTGACACCAATTTCGGAGAGTTCGGCCAGACCCATCGCGACCTGACGGCTGTCGGCACGGTGGTCAATCGCGCGGCACGTGCCCAGGCGATGGCAAAATCCGGCGAGATCCTGGTCACGACGGCCGTGCGCGATCGAACCCGCGACATGATCACCGCGGCCGGTTCCGATTATACGCTGAAGGGCTTCGACCAGCCGGTTATGCTGTTTTCTGCCTGA
- a CDS encoding ATP-dependent helicase has protein sequence MPDLANTAYLDALNSEQRRAVEHGVGKDGIVGAPLLVIAGAGSGKTNTLAHRVAHLIVAGADPRRILLMTFSRRAAAEMAGRVERIARRVLGDRASIMTDALNWAGTFHGIGARLLREFAEHIALDPAFTIHDREDSADLMNLVRHDLGFSRTESRFPTKGTCLAIYSRCVNAEMPIEAVLGQFFPWCSGWASELKQLFAAYVEAKQRQNVLDYDDLLLYWAQMVTDTALAEEIGGRFDHVMVDEYQDTNRLQSSILLALKPAGRGLTVVGDDAQSIYSFRAATVRNILDFPAQFSPAAEIVTLDRNYRSTQPILAAANGVISLAKERFTKNLWTDRTSTRKPLLVTIRDEADQARYIVEQVLANREEGALLKHQAVLFRTSSHSGPLEVELTRRNIPFVKFGGLKFLDAAHVKDMLALLRFTANPRDRVAGFRILHLLPGVGPASAQRVLDRMAEAADPIAALAALPAPPRAGADWRLFVEAIENLRYSEWPVDIERARLWYEPHLDRIHEDSEVRRADLIQLEQIAAGYPSRERFLTELTLDPPDATSDQAGVPLLDEDYLILSTIHSAKGQEWKSVYVLNVVDGCMPSDLGAGTSAELEEERRLLYVAMTRAKDDLHLLVPQRFFVHGQAAKGDRHMYASRTRFIPERLLPMFERTGWPRVAAAQTSSANRAPPIDIGARMRGMWR, from the coding sequence GTGCCTGATCTTGCCAACACAGCCTATCTCGATGCGCTCAATTCCGAGCAGCGCCGCGCCGTCGAGCACGGGGTCGGCAAGGATGGCATCGTCGGCGCCCCGCTGCTGGTGATCGCGGGCGCGGGCTCCGGCAAGACCAATACGCTTGCCCATCGCGTCGCGCATCTGATCGTCGCGGGCGCCGATCCGCGGCGCATCCTGTTGATGACCTTTTCGCGACGCGCAGCCGCCGAGATGGCCGGCCGCGTCGAACGCATCGCGCGGCGCGTGCTCGGCGATCGCGCCTCGATCATGACCGATGCGCTGAATTGGGCGGGCACGTTCCACGGCATCGGCGCGCGGCTGCTCCGGGAATTCGCCGAACACATCGCCCTCGACCCCGCTTTCACGATCCATGATCGTGAGGATTCCGCCGACCTGATGAACCTGGTCCGCCACGATCTCGGCTTCTCCCGCACCGAAAGCCGGTTTCCCACCAAAGGCACATGCCTTGCGATCTATTCGCGCTGCGTGAACGCGGAGATGCCGATCGAGGCCGTGCTGGGCCAGTTCTTCCCGTGGTGCTCCGGCTGGGCCAGCGAGTTGAAGCAATTGTTTGCGGCCTATGTCGAGGCCAAGCAGCGGCAGAACGTGCTCGATTACGACGACCTTCTGCTCTACTGGGCGCAGATGGTGACGGACACTGCGCTGGCCGAGGAGATCGGCGGCCGCTTCGACCATGTGATGGTCGACGAATATCAGGACACCAACCGCCTGCAGTCCTCCATCCTGCTCGCGCTCAAGCCGGCCGGACGCGGGCTCACCGTGGTCGGCGACGACGCACAGTCGATCTACTCGTTCCGCGCCGCCACGGTGCGCAACATCCTCGACTTCCCGGCGCAGTTCAGCCCGGCCGCCGAGATCGTCACGCTCGACCGCAACTATCGCTCGACGCAGCCGATCCTGGCGGCCGCCAATGGCGTGATCTCGCTCGCCAAGGAACGCTTCACCAAGAACCTCTGGACCGACAGGACCTCGACCCGCAAGCCGCTGCTCGTCACGATCCGCGACGAAGCCGATCAAGCCCGTTACATCGTCGAGCAGGTGCTGGCCAACCGTGAGGAAGGCGCGCTGTTGAAGCATCAGGCGGTGCTGTTCCGCACCTCCTCGCACAGCGGTCCGCTGGAGGTCGAGCTGACCCGCCGCAACATTCCCTTCGTGAAGTTCGGCGGCCTCAAATTCCTCGATGCCGCGCACGTCAAGGACATGCTGGCGCTGCTGCGCTTCACCGCGAATCCGCGCGACCGGGTCGCCGGCTTTCGCATCCTGCATCTGTTGCCCGGCGTCGGGCCGGCCTCGGCGCAGCGCGTGCTCGACCGCATGGCAGAGGCCGCCGATCCGATCGCGGCGCTCGCGGCGCTGCCCGCCCCGCCCCGCGCCGGCGCCGACTGGCGGCTGTTCGTCGAGGCGATCGAGAACCTCCGCTACTCGGAATGGCCTGTCGACATCGAACGCGCGCGCCTCTGGTACGAGCCGCATCTCGATCGAATCCACGAGGACAGCGAAGTCCGCCGCGCCGACCTCATTCAGCTCGAGCAGATCGCCGCCGGCTATCCGTCACGCGAACGCTTCCTCACCGAGCTCACGCTCGATCCGCCCGATGCGACCAGCGACCAGGCCGGCGTGCCGCTGCTCGACGAGGATTATCTGATCCTGTCGACCATCCACTCCGCCAAGGGGCAGGAATGGAAATCCGTCTACGTGCTCAACGTCGTCGACGGCTGCATGCCCTCCGATCTCGGCGCCGGCACGTCGGCTGAACTCGAGGAGGAGCGCCGCCTGCTCTATGTCGCCATGACCCGCGCCAAGGACGATCTGCATCTGCTGGTGCCGCAGCGTTTCTTCGTCCACGGCCAGGCTGCCAAGGGCGACCGCCACATGTACGCCTCGCGTACCCGCTTCATCCCGGAAAGACTGCTGCCGATGTTCGAGCGGACCGGCTGGCCGCGCGTTGCGGCCGCGCAGACCTCCTCCGCCAACCGCGCGCCGCCGATCGATATCGGCGCCCGGATGCGCGGCATGTGGCGCTGA
- a CDS encoding MFS transporter yields the protein MFEILDRRTTLTGNQIKILAAAIIGDALEFFDYFLIGFVLAFLIGPWKLTFGQSATVLMSSGIGAILGAYLWGWLADRVGRRIVFIGTVLNFSTATGLLYFTPDNGWVYLAILRFFVGTGVGGLYCVDLPLVQEFMPSHKRGWVGGLVTCVIPLGVGLGAVLGAVMGTDQWRLLFAIGVLPAVLVLLVRLWVPESPRWLCRQGRYDEARKSLAWALQVPPSELPLPSAADAGPIVKTSWFDLFKYPRSLIVSWLGNAGAQTGVYGITLWAPALFVLLLKVSPQEAAKMMILLSITGFLGRISFSYFSELLGRRIAGGLLGFGAGALTIIAGYHYDATLFGMSAFWLLLGAAFFFADGGFAIVGPYAAEVWPSHLRTTGMGSAYGFGGIGKIIGPVGLALIVGSNNYLKPDVPLTQIPTAFVYLGCWFLMAGAVYLFFGLETRGKSIEQIDKELNATADVAAAATIRRA from the coding sequence ATGTTCGAGATTCTCGATCGCCGGACGACTCTGACCGGCAACCAGATCAAGATCCTTGCGGCGGCCATCATCGGCGATGCGCTGGAGTTCTTCGACTACTTCCTGATCGGCTTTGTGCTCGCATTCCTGATCGGGCCGTGGAAACTCACCTTTGGCCAGTCGGCCACCGTGCTGATGAGCTCCGGCATCGGTGCCATCCTCGGCGCCTATCTGTGGGGCTGGCTCGCCGACCGGGTCGGGCGCCGCATCGTCTTCATCGGCACCGTGCTGAATTTCTCGACCGCGACCGGCCTGCTCTATTTCACGCCCGACAATGGCTGGGTCTATCTGGCGATCCTGCGCTTCTTCGTCGGCACCGGCGTCGGCGGACTTTATTGCGTCGACCTGCCGCTGGTGCAGGAGTTCATGCCCTCTCACAAGCGCGGCTGGGTCGGCGGGCTCGTCACCTGCGTGATCCCGCTCGGCGTCGGGCTCGGCGCGGTGCTCGGCGCGGTCATGGGCACCGATCAGTGGCGGCTACTGTTTGCGATCGGCGTGCTGCCCGCTGTCCTGGTGCTGCTGGTCCGGCTCTGGGTTCCGGAGTCGCCGCGCTGGCTGTGCCGGCAGGGACGCTATGACGAAGCCCGCAAGTCGCTGGCTTGGGCGCTGCAGGTGCCGCCATCGGAGCTGCCGTTGCCGAGCGCGGCCGACGCCGGCCCAATCGTCAAGACAAGCTGGTTCGACCTGTTCAAGTATCCGCGCAGCCTGATCGTCTCCTGGCTCGGCAATGCCGGGGCGCAGACCGGCGTCTACGGCATCACGCTGTGGGCGCCCGCGCTGTTCGTGCTGCTCCTGAAGGTCTCGCCGCAGGAGGCCGCCAAGATGATGATCCTGCTCAGCATCACCGGTTTCCTCGGACGCATCTCGTTCTCCTACTTCTCGGAACTGCTGGGACGGCGCATCGCCGGCGGCCTGCTCGGCTTCGGCGCCGGCGCGCTGACCATCATTGCCGGCTATCACTACGACGCGACGCTGTTCGGCATGTCGGCATTCTGGCTGCTGCTCGGCGCCGCGTTCTTCTTCGCCGATGGCGGCTTTGCGATCGTCGGGCCCTATGCCGCGGAGGTCTGGCCGTCGCATCTGCGCACCACGGGGATGGGATCGGCCTACGGCTTCGGCGGCATCGGCAAGATCATCGGGCCGGTCGGGCTTGCCCTGATCGTCGGCTCGAACAACTACCTCAAGCCGGATGTACCGCTCACCCAGATCCCGACCGCCTTCGTCTATCTCGGCTGCTGGTTCCTGATGGCGGGCGCCGTCTATCTGTTCTTCGGGCTCGAGACCCGGGGCAAGTCGATCGAGCAGATCGACAAGGAGCTCAATGCGACCGCCGACGTCGCGGCCGCCGCAACGATCCGGCGCGCCTGA
- a CDS encoding DUF3072 domain-containing protein, whose amino-acid sequence MSMVAVRFGGVAERLGGLMSRAQALRLRTLAEEAYQPNQYARDLTSEEAERRIDALRAEIALADSF is encoded by the coding sequence ATGAGCATGGTAGCGGTGAGATTTGGCGGGGTTGCGGAGCGGCTTGGCGGGCTGATGTCGCGTGCCCAGGCGCTGCGGTTGCGGACCTTGGCCGAGGAGGCCTATCAGCCGAACCAGTACGCGCGCGACCTGACGTCGGAGGAAGCCGAACGGCGCATCGATGCCCTCCGGGCGGAGATCGCACTGGCGGATTCCTTCTGA